A window of Aquibium oceanicum genomic DNA:
AATTGACGGTCTTCTTGACCCGGCGCAGGCCGAGATTTCCGGTGAAGAAGGCGTTGTTCTGCCGCGCTTCCTTCGCCATGGACGTGACGTGATGCAGGCCCCTGATCTGGTCGAGCATGCTGGTGCTCCTTTCCGGTTCACTCATGGATCGCGATGGCGATCCCTTCGTGACACAATGTCGGGTCTTGCCACCCGGAATGGAAGCATCGTGACTTGGAATACATCGTTCGATAATAATGAACGATGAGGGACGCTTCGTTCAGGCATCCTGCTCTGGCCGGCGGGTGTATCCGATGGGGCAAGACGCTTCCCGCGTTCTCGAAAAAGAAAAGGACCCGCCGCGATTGCGACGGGTCCCTTCGTTCGTGGGTAGAGCGAGAGATTAGCTGCGCGGGACGACCAAGCGCATCTCGTCACGGCGCTCAGCGTAGGAGCCTTCGTCGTAGGCCGGCTGGGCCTCGAGCTGCTCTTCCGTGAAGTTCGTGTAGAGATAACGATTGCCGTCCTCGTCGGTCAGGAACTCGAGCTGGTCCATGCCGACCGCGACTTCCTTCTCGCCAATGCCGAGGAAACCGCCGACGTCGATGATGAAGGCATCGATCTGCCCGTCCTGGCCGAGCACGATGTCGCCGATTTCGCCGACATTGTCATCATTGGCGCCATAGACGGTCGTGCCGATGAAGTCCTCGGCCGACATACCCGTCGCATCGACAGGCTGCAGGGTCGAACGATCGATCGCAGCGGTCTCCATCTGATCCGCGTTGTCGTTCATCGGAGCAACTTCCTCGGCCGGAGCCTGGGCAGTCTCCTCGTTCGCGTCCTCGCCTTCGGCGGGCTCGACCACGACGACATCGACATCAGATTCGCCTTCGGCGGCGGCCGGAGCGGTCTCTTCGGCGGGCGCGGCAGCCATGGTGTCGGTCTGCTCAGTCTCTGCGGCCGGAGCCTCAGCCATCGTTTCCGTCTCAGTGGTGGTGGCACCATCGGCCGGAGCAGTGGCTACGGTGTCGCCCTCTGCCTGGTCAGCTTCGACCGGAGCGTTGGCAAGGTCTTCCGCCGTCGCCGGCTTGGTTTCGGCGACATTCGCATCAGCCGGCATCGGCTGATAAGCGAGACGGTCGAATTCCTGCTGCGCCTTCAGCGCGTCAGCGGTGGTTTCGACGACCATCCAGCGGTCATCGTCGCGGTCGACCCACTCGACGAGATTGTATTCGATGGCGACGTCCTTCTGGCCGATGCCGAGGAACCCGCCGACGCCGATCACGACGGCCTGGATGCTGCCGTCCTTGCCGATGACGAGATCGTTAACTTCGCCGATGTTCTCTGCATCGTCGCCGGTGCCGTTGTAGACTTCCTCGCCGATGATGTTGGATGCGAGGTTGCCTTCAGCCTTGATCTGCATCGGGGCGTCCTGCTGCATCGTCGCTGCTGCGGGATCCTGCGTCGCCGGCTGGGTCGGGGTGGTGGTCTGCGCAATAGCGCCGGTAGAGATAAGAGTTGCGACCGCAGTGGTCGCCAAGAGGTTGCGGATCATGTTAGTCTCTCCTTGTGCATTTCACATGCATGGCCGCGCAACAGTCCGATCGTCGCTGTGAGGGTTTGGTGCGCGGCCTATTCAACGCCGGGTCAACGCGGCTCTCGGAAAGTTGTTCCGACAGTGAAGTACCGCCGAAACATTTTCTGCAGCCGCTAGAAAGCCGCACTTTCGCGGGGAACCTGCCAGCCTTGCGTGCGTTGCTGCCTGTTCGATTCTCCAGCCAGAAACCTGTTCATCCGGGACCATCCTGAATGCATTTCCTCGCGATCCTGAACCGCGAAGGCGGGACCCTGCGGACCACCGACCTCGACGCGCTTTCCGACTACATGCGCCGGATCTTGAGCGATGCGGGACACAGCATCGAGATCGAGATCGTTCAGGGAGCCGAGATCTCCGACGCATTGGAGAAGGCCGCCGCACGCGCGGACGTGGACGTGGTAATGGCCGGAGGCGGAGACGGAACGATCTCGGCCGCGGCCGCCACGCTGATGGACACGGGCAAGGCGCTCGCCGTCCTGCCGGCGGGCACGATGAACCTCTTCGCGCGCGGCTTGCGAATCCCGTTGACGCTAGAGGAGGCGATCGACGCCTACGCGCACGGCGAGGAACGGGCGGTGGACATCGCCACCGCGAACGGGAAGCCGTTCGTGCACCAGTTCTCCATCGGTCTTCACGCACGCATGGTGCAACTCAGGTCCCGCTTCGAATACGGGTCGCGGCTCGGCAAGATCGTCGCTTCATGGCGCGCGGCGTTCACCGTGATGGCTCACCCACCGGCAATCGACATCTCGCTCGACATCGGTAGCACCGAGATCCGGACGAGAACCACCGGTCTCGGCATATCGAACAACGTGTTCGGGGAAGGCCACCTGCCCTATGCCGACAAGCCCGATGCAGGGGTGCTGGGCATCTACATTGCCAGCGCCGCGAACCGGCTGGAGATCCTGTGGTTCTTCCTGGCCATGATGATTGGACGGTGGAAGGACCTGGAGAAGGTCGAAATCCACGAATGCGAGACGGCAGTTCTGACGATCCGCTCGCGCCTGCGCCGCCACCCTTGCGTCATCGACGGCGAGTTGCGGGAGCTGGAAAAGAAGACCGTGCTCGAGATCCGCCCGAAGGCGCTGCGCGTGCTGGTGCCCTCGGTCGAGGCCATGGCGGAGAACTGAGGCCCGCGGCCAGGGCCGGAGCAGGCTCCGGTCAATAGTAGTCGTCGTCGCGCTCTTCCGGGTACTCTTCCGTCCGCCCGCGGTTCTTCTGATAGATCGCATAGGCGGCGATCGCCGCCAGCGGAATTGCCACGGTTCCCACCCATCCGGCAGAGCGTATCAGGGCAGGCGCCGCGGCCACCGCGGCGGCCGTCGCCATCGACCTGAACTGATCGGAACGTTCCTCACGCTTGCGGCGGCGGGCGCGCATGGCCGAGATGGTGCGGTGGACGACCAGGATGACGGCGGAAATCGCGAGAAACCCGAGACCAAACCAGAGAGCGGCATAAAAGCTACCGTAGCGCTCCGCGACGTAGATGAAACCCGCGGCGATGAGGAAACCGAAGCCGAGCAGGAAGGCGACACCGGCGAGGGCGAAGTCGAGCACAGCGCGCCTGATGCGCCGCGCCGTGCGCGCCGCATCCAGATTGATGATCATGTCGAAGATGGAGCCCAGCACGAACCGGCTCTAGCGGCGGGTGATGAGCGCGAAGAGAAAGCCGACGCCCGCCGCAATCGCCAGGGAGGTCACGGGCTTCTCGCGCACCGTCATGACGATCTGGGCTTCCATGTCGCGGGCATTGGCGCGAATGTCGTCTAGGGCAGCCTCGCCCTGGGCACGAAGATGCTCGGCGCCGCTGATAGCGGCCCGCCGCGCCGCCGCAGCGGAGCGCTCGCCGGAGCTGGACAGTTGCGCCTTCAGAAGCGCCATTTCTTCGCGAAGAAGGGCGATCTGCGCTTCAAAATCCTCGCGGGAATCGACCTTCTCGACCTCCGGGTCGTTGGTCGGCTTGTCGCTCTTGGCTTGTGTCGCGCTCATGAAATTGCTTGTCCTCTTCCAAATAGAAGGTGGAACGCGGATAAAGCCGCCCGGTTCCGGAATGTCCATTAAGGAACCGGGCCATATGAAAGTGCGTTTCGTCGCGGGAGTCCAGCCGGAAATAGCCTGATGCAGTCCCGCCTCCCCGAGAAGCCGTCCACGCGACGTCTTCCGCCCAAGTCCAACATTGAACTCCTGATCTCCAAATCGGCCGAAGTGGCGGCGATCGCGGTCGGCGTCGTGGCGGTCGTTTTTGCCCTCGACGCAGCAGAATTCGTCCTGGCGCCGGTGGTCACCGCCATCGTCGTCGGCTTGATGCTAGGCCCCGTTGCGACAAGCCTCGAACGCCATGGCGTGCCTGCGACGGTTTCGGCAGGCGCGGTGGTCATCCTTTTCCTGGTCATTCTCGCGATCGCCGCGGCGGCGCTCGCCGCGCCGCTCTCGACCTGGATGAGCCGGGGGCCGCAGATCTGGCAGGAACTCCAGATCCATCTCTCCCAGTTGCGCGAGCCGCTGGCGACCCTCCAGGACCTCCGCGACCAATTGCGCTCCACTGTTGGCGGCGAGGGCGTGACGGTCTCGGTCGAAGAGGAGTCGGCCATGGAGAGCGTCGCGACCCTGGCCCCGGCGATTGTCGGGCAGGTCCTGCTCTTCCTCGCCAGCCTCTATTTCTTCGTCGCCACCCGCTATCAAACGCGCCACTCGATCCTGCAGGTCTGCGTATCCCGCAAGCTCCGCTGGCGGGTGGCGCACATCTTCCGCGACGTCGAGCGCAGCGTATCGCGCTACCTGCTGTCGATCTCGATCATCAACGTGGGACTCGGCGTCGCGGTGGCGATCGCGATGCTGGCGATCGGCATGCCGTCGCCGGCGCTCTGGGGCGCGCTGGCCGGTCTCCTGAACTTCGTGGTCTATCTCGGACCCGCGGTGATGGCGGTGATCCTGTTCGCGGTCGGCCTCACGCAGTTCGACACGCTGGGCGGGAGCCTCGTTCCGCCGCTGGTCTATCTGGCGCTCAATCTCATTGAGGCGCAGTTCGTAACGCCGCACGTCATCGGACGCGCCATGACGATGAACCCCTTCGTAGTAATCCTGTCCATCGCCTTCTGGATATGGATCTGGGGCCCGCTCGGCGGCTTCATCGCCATCCCCGTCCTGCTTGTCCTCTACTCTATCGCCGCGAACATCATCCCGGGGATCGCGTGGATACCCGAGGAACGTACCGTGGTCATGCGCCCGGCGGACCCGAGGAACGTCCGCCGCTGAGCATCCGGCCGCCCGCCCCGTGGACTTCCGCGTTTGCTGCTGCGATGAAGGCGCACGGACGGACTAGCGGAGACGGCAAGCCTCATGGAAGACTACGCGCAATGGATAGGCAGGACGGAGACACGGCGAGACATCGTCGCCGCAGGTCCACTCGACCGCCTCGCAGCCACGCTTGACCGCTCCGACCCGCCGTTGCGGCCGGGCGACCCCGCCCCTCCCCTCGCCCACTGGCTGATGTTTCTGCCGGGCGAACCCCAGTCCGCTCTCGGACAGGACGGCCATCCGAAGCGCGGCGGCTTCCTTCCTCCCGTCCACGAATTGCCGCGCCGGATGTGGGCTGGAAGCCGGATGAGCTTTCCCGGCACCTTGCGCGTCGGGATGGAGGTGGAACGAAGGTCGGTTATCGC
This region includes:
- a CDS encoding AI-2E family transporter; translated protein: MQSRLPEKPSTRRLPPKSNIELLISKSAEVAAIAVGVVAVVFALDAAEFVLAPVVTAIVVGLMLGPVATSLERHGVPATVSAGAVVILFLVILAIAAAALAAPLSTWMSRGPQIWQELQIHLSQLREPLATLQDLRDQLRSTVGGEGVTVSVEEESAMESVATLAPAIVGQVLLFLASLYFFVATRYQTRHSILQVCVSRKLRWRVAHIFRDVERSVSRYLLSISIINVGLGVAVAIAMLAIGMPSPALWGALAGLLNFVVYLGPAVMAVILFAVGLTQFDTLGGSLVPPLVYLALNLIEAQFVTPHVIGRAMTMNPFVVILSIAFWIWIWGPLGGFIAIPVLLVLYSIAANIIPGIAWIPEERTVVMRPADPRNVRR
- a CDS encoding PRC-barrel domain-containing protein, which produces MIRNLLATTAVATLISTGAIAQTTTPTQPATQDPAAATMQQDAPMQIKAEGNLASNIIGEEVYNGTGDDAENIGEVNDLVIGKDGSIQAVVIGVGGFLGIGQKDVAIEYNLVEWVDRDDDRWMVVETTADALKAQQEFDRLAYQPMPADANVAETKPATAEDLANAPVEADQAEGDTVATAPADGATTTETETMAEAPAAETEQTDTMAAAPAEETAPAAAEGESDVDVVVVEPAEGEDANEETAQAPAEEVAPMNDNADQMETAAIDRSTLQPVDATGMSAEDFIGTTVYGANDDNVGEIGDIVLGQDGQIDAFIIDVGGFLGIGEKEVAVGMDQLEFLTDEDGNRYLYTNFTEEQLEAQPAYDEGSYAERRDEMRLVVPRS
- a CDS encoding diacylglycerol/lipid kinase family protein, with the protein product MHFLAILNREGGTLRTTDLDALSDYMRRILSDAGHSIEIEIVQGAEISDALEKAAARADVDVVMAGGGDGTISAAAATLMDTGKALAVLPAGTMNLFARGLRIPLTLEEAIDAYAHGEERAVDIATANGKPFVHQFSIGLHARMVQLRSRFEYGSRLGKIVASWRAAFTVMAHPPAIDISLDIGSTEIRTRTTGLGISNNVFGEGHLPYADKPDAGVLGIYIASAANRLEILWFFLAMMIGRWKDLEKVEIHECETAVLTIRSRLRRHPCVIDGELRELEKKTVLEIRPKALRVLVPSVEAMAEN